The nucleotide sequence GATCGCTTTGAGTTGGTCGGCACGGACACGGAAGCCTATCAGCCCGCGATTTTTCCGCTCTACAAGGGCTACGCCGATGGTGCCGACAATACGGTCGTCTATACGGCTGGCGGTAAAACGGTCTGGGCGAAGATTGGCAAGTACGCGGTCTTCGTGATTCCGCTGGTTGGTCTCGGCCTGTGGTCGTTCACGCGCTTTTTCTCGGGCCACTCTGGCCTTGCTGCGGCACCGCACACGTTGGCTTCGCCGCCTCCTGCTTCCTTCGGTATTCCTGCGCATCCGCTTGCCGCTGCGGCACCGGCCACGGGGCAGGGTGGCGGCGACATGATCAAGCATGTCGATACCACGGGCATGCCCTCGACTGTCGCCTACGTCTTTGACCTCTGCGATCAGGCGCGGGCACGTCTGGCCGGTGTGGTCGATGATGGCGCGAAGTCGCTGGGTGTGATCGAGTGGGTTCAGACGGGCGGCAAGGTTCTGGACCGCCTGACGTTCGCTCAGGTGCGTGACCTCGGCGTCACCATCGATGTTCACCCTTACGGTGTGCGCCTGAGTTACGGAAAAAAGGACGCGGTCGTTACCTCATGGCCGCTGGATGTGCCGCCGTCCGCTTCCTCGTCCGCGTCACCCTCGACCCCCTCGGCGTCGTCGCCTGTGGCGTCCTCGGGTCGTGCCGCTGACCTCTCTGCCGGTGATGGTCGTCAATGGCCGCAAAGTAAAATCGCCCAGTCCTATACGCCCCCTCAGCTGGTTGCGCATGAGGCGGGTAGCGATTGGCACCCTTCGCACGATTGACGCATCATTTTCCAATCATATGTTCGATGCTTTGTCAATAACGCATCAATCGTGCCAGTTAACTACCATTCATAAATCAGTTAACTTATATTCAGCGATTGAGATCTCGCCAAGGTGTTTGCATTCCCTGCCGAAGGCGAGCGCGAGAGCGCGTTTCTAAGCGTGGCCGCGTTTTCCATGTGTCCAGTTGCACATCCCACGCGCACCGGTCCCCGCCTCGATCCCCGGCACCACACTTCCTCCGCTTGACTGCTTTCCATCCGTTCCCTCTGACCTGCCTCGGTGTTTAGCGAGCAAAGCGACGAGTGGCTGCATTACTCTTGTCGCACTGGATAGGTGAGGGCGGGGCATGCGATCAGGGATGTACTACGTGTTGGGCTTGCTTCTTCTGCTGGCTACGGTGCCCATGTATCGGTACATCCTGCATCGAGCAAACCGCCCGGATGTTCCCGTTCAACCTCATTTCACCTACCTGAATTCTCCCCCGGCACCAGTGCGCCCGCAGTTGCAGCCGCCGTCGCAGCCGCTGGCCAGTGATGAGCTTTGCGAGGGTGGTGTGGTGGTTCGCGTGCGAGGGAATGTCTACACACAAGAACTGACCCGCTCGGGGTCAGTCCGTTGTGCTGCTGGTCTCAAGTTTCTTTGACGGTGCCAAATTTTCGCAAGCTGTCGGGTGTCCATTTGTGACCTTGTGGTGTGGTCATGGTCTTTCCCCGTATTTTCCAGCCTGCCCATGGTCCCTCGAGATTTACGCGGCAATGCGTGCGGTCTTGCAGTTCTTGTGCGATCTCGCGGACGGTGATTGTCCAGCCTGATGGTGCTTTAAGCGTTTGCCGCTTGCTGTCGAATGTCCATGCGTACATCTTTTTCTCCTTTGCCTCGGCGCTGCAAAGCATAGAACATGCCAATAATGCAAGTAGACATAATATACATTATGCGAAACCTTGGTACTTCTGTGGCTGTTGCGCAAACAGCTGCCGTCCTTGGCATTTGACCAGTTGCTGAGGTAGCTTCTGGTCATTCCTCTCGTTGCGTATCGGGTTGACCGGTGTTCAAGCGCCTCACGAGTGACCTCCTGCCGTCGACCCTACGACAAGACATCCTGGTCGACCTGGCGGGAGTGCCGCGCTATTGGGCAACCATCTGGTCGGCGTTGACGCTGAACGAGGTCGCGCCGTCGACTCGCGACAAGAAGCTTCGGTTCCTCGAGAGCCTTTACGTCCATGCA is from Elusimicrobiota bacterium and encodes:
- a CDS encoding zonular occludens toxin domain-containing protein, which produces MLVFNEGLPRSGKSYDAVLSHILPAIKAGRRVFARLNGLDHDKIAAHLDMPVETVRNLLVLVGTADVKKLFLAIRPGFSDGGEEWAIPEQLKNALFVIDECHEFYVADRAPINPAIENFFALCGQNGMDGLLLSQWYKRLHSSLRARIERKNVFQKLTAVGLQKKYTVRRYHAMGPDRFELVGTDTEAYQPAIFPLYKGYADGADNTVVYTAGGKTVWAKIGKYAVFVIPLVGLGLWSFTRFFSGHSGLAAAPHTLASPPPASFGIPAHPLAAAAPATGQGGGDMIKHVDTTGMPSTVAYVFDLCDQARARLAGVVDDGAKSLGVIEWVQTGGKVLDRLTFAQVRDLGVTIDVHPYGVRLSYGKKDAVVTSWPLDVPPSASSSASPSTPSASSPVASSGRAADLSAGDGRQWPQSKIAQSYTPPQLVAHEAGSDWHPSHD